A genomic segment from Malus domestica chromosome 05, GDT2T_hap1 encodes:
- the LOC114823665 gene encoding indole-3-acetic acid-induced protein ARG7-like, whose product MSPAISKCNKLRRIVRIRQMLQRWHKKARLTAAPAPSDVPSGHVAICVGSSCKRFIVRATYLNHPIFQKLLVQAEEEYGFANQGPLAIPCDESFFEEVLRVLARSESGNSGRFLSIEDLQRRCHVDALNQLQYLSESRPLLGGFADKSVC is encoded by the coding sequence ATGTCGCCGGCAATCAGCAAATGCAACAAACTCCGACGCATAGTCAGAATCCGTCAAATGCTACAGCGCTGGCACAAGAAGGCGCGCCTCACGGCCGCACCCGCGCCGTCCGACGTCCCCTCGGGACACGTGGCGATCTGCGTAGGTAGCAGCTGCAAGCGGTTTATAGTGCGCGCGACGTACCTGAACCACCCCATCTTCCAGAAGCTTCTAGTACAGGCCGAAGAGGAGTACGGCTTCGCCAACCAAGGCCCCTTGGCCATCCCGTGCGACGAGTCGTTTTTCGAAGAGGTTCTTCGGGTCCTGGCCCGGTCCGAGTCTGGTAACTCCGGCCGGTTCTTGAGCATCGAGGATCTCCAGAGACGCTGCCACGTTGATGCTCTGAATCAGCTCCAGTATTTGAGTGAATCTCGGCCGTTGCTTGGAGGGTTTGCTGATAAATCTGtatgttaa
- the LOC108170691 gene encoding probable ribosome-binding factor A, chloroplastic: MPNLVLHRPPLTPFLSHLPSSSSSSSSSFPIRTQKSTASFPPTNHAVLLRWRPNTIRCMANPRRVAMVAKQIRRELSDMLLTDKVLQYAILPEVSLGADRYLSSLTTISDVEVSTDLQVVKVYVSIFGDERGKEVALAGLKSKAKYVRGQLGRRMKLRLTPEIRFIEDESLERGSRVIAILDKIKNEKKDSEIQDDEQLEPSEAPEDDGDWEGDDPDEDIIYIK, encoded by the exons ATGCCAAACTTGGTCCTCCACCGCCCACCACTCACCCCCTTCCTTTCCCACctcccatcatcatcatcatcatcatcatcaagctTTCCAATTCGGACCCAGAAATCAACGGCCTCGTTTCCCCCAACAAATCATGCGGTTCTGCTCCGTTGGCGGCCCAACACCATCAGGTGCATGGCGAACCCGCGCAGAGTGGCAATGGTGGCTAAGCAGATAAGGAGGGAGCTGTCTGACATGCTCTTAACTGATAAGGTCTTGCAGTACGCTATTCTTCCTGAGGTTTCTTTGGGTGCTGACCGTTACCTCTCTTCCCTAACCACCATAAGCGATGTTGAAGTCTCCACCGACTTGCAG GTGGTTAAAGTCTATGTTTCTATTTTTGGCGATGAAAGAGGGAAGGAGGTTGCCCTTGCTGGGCTAAAATCAAAAGCCAAATATGTCCGAGGTCAATTAGGAAGGCGTATGAAGCTGCGGTTAACTCCTGAGATACGCTTCATAGAAGATGAGTCTCTAGAGAGAGGAAGCAGG GTGATTGCTATATTAGATAAGATAAAGAATGAAAAGAAAGATTCAGAAATTCAAGATGACGAACAATTGGAACCATCCGAGGCACCTGAGGATGACGGAGATTGGGAGGGTGATGACCCTGATGAAGACATTATATACATAAAGTAG
- the LOC114823664 gene encoding small ribosomal subunit protein eS27w-like: protein MVLQNDTNLLHLPAELEKRKHKLKRLVQTPNSFFMNVKCQGCFSITTVFSHSQTVVVCGNCQTVLCQPTGGRARLTEGCFFRKNRD from the coding sequence ATGGTGCTTCAGAACGATACCAATTTGCTTCACCTACCAGCTGAGCTCGAAAAGAGGAAGCATAAGCTCAAAAGGCTTGTGCAAACGCCCAACtcatttttcatgaatgttaaGTGCCAAGGATGCTTCAGCATAACAACCGTATTTAGTCACTCACAAACAGTTGTGGTGTGTGGGAACTGCCAAACAGTGTTGTGCCAGCCTACTGGAGGTCGAGCCAGGCTCACCGAGGGTTGCTTTTTCAGAAAAAATAGAGACTGA